CCATATTCAAGTTTTAAACTTCCATAAGGCTTTATACTCGTTCTTTCACTCGTCCTGAACTCTTTGCTTATCTCATTCTTTAATGCCGCTCCATATGTATAATATGACGATTTTG
The DNA window shown above is from Leptotrichia sp. OH3620_COT-345 and carries:
- a CDS encoding autotransporter domain-containing protein, producing the protein KAFDHNNSLNWTISGEGYVSRSDMHRKFLVVDEIFEAKSSYYTYGAALKNEISKEFRTSERTSIKPYGSLKLEYG